AGAGAACGCCCCTCAGGCACGCGGACAAGCCTGAATCCCATCAAAAAATGGCTGTCTGTCCGGTTAGAGGAAGAGCGGTTTGCTGAACGAAGAGTCTGGATATGCACGTTATGACAGCCTCCGCGCACCGCCTTGGAAGAACCGCTCTTATAGCCGACAGGGTCAACAGTATCTGAAGGGTCATAAGGGCCGTACCAGTCCAGCGTCAATTCCTGAACCCCGAGCATCATATCATATATACCCCAAGCGTTAGGGCCTTCCTGCCCCACCGTCAAATCTACATCCTCAGGGGTTGACCATGCGATATCGTCTGCGTTGCGGTTGCCGCGGGTAATCAGCCAGTCTGTTATGATTCGCTGCTTTTCGGCCAATTTACCAACCGGATTCATCTCGTAAATATCGCCCTCCCTGCCGTCGTTGTAAGGCGTACGAGTTCCTGCGCGGCAGGCATACTCCCATTCGGCCTCTGTCGGCAGACGATAATCATACTCAGAATCCTTAGCCGAAAGCCATTCGCAGAAGGCTGACGCCTCATTCCAGCTCACGTAAACAACTGCTTCGTTATCTTTCTCGCTGAGCCCGTATGCCTTGCCCCGCATAGCAGCATGCCCCGGGTCATACATCTCGTATTGGGCGTTGGTAACCTCATACCTGCCGATTTCGAAATCCTTTGTAATCCTAACCTTTCGTGCAGGGAGTTCATCCTGAATGAAAATCGCCCGCTCTGCGGTGATGCAGTCGGCGGATAAATCAGCTCCCATAACGAAACTGCCCGCCTTTACAGGTACAAATTCCAAGCCCATATCGTCGATACACGCCGTTTTTCCGGAAACGGCATTTGCGAGGATCAGGCACAACAGCCAAGCTAAGATTTTTTTCGTCGTTCTGTCCATAAGAATTGTTCTCCTAAATTTCAAATCATTTATCAGTTTTGTTCAATTATATTCACAAACGTTTTAATTTTATCTCAATCTCTTTGAAACTGGCGATGTCCAGCCAGACAGTAAGATTATTGCCTTCTTTATTCCGCTGATGCCCCAAGCGATAATCTTTCCCTTCTTCCATCTTCTGATTATCAAGCCAAAGCTGCGCATTATCTGTGCCCCAGTTTTTCAAAACCAGCGCAGGATTAAATATAGGGCTTTCTTTCGAGCCCAAGAGTTTGCAGCAGAAATCAGATTCAGGCTTATCGCTTCGGCAATCAATGATGTATGCCCGCTGAGATGGGTCGTAGCCTTCGTTCTGATGCGCCCGGCCGGTACTCACGATCTCAAGCTTTGGGGCATTCAGCCAAGACCTGCCCAGCCGAGCAAGCTCATCAGAACTGCAGTTGGCCGCTCCAAACAACATACTCCACGTATTACTCCACGTATTACTACCTTCCCGAATCTCGTGAGGCTGCCAAATTAAAGACGAAAACGCCCCATCCTCAAAGCCCGGCTGCTCGGGCGGATGATGAAAAGCAAACTCACCCTTTTCCGGATCAGCTATAATAAATGGAGAGGCCTCGTTATTCACATTGAAAGCCTGCAAAAAGGCTCGCTCCGGAATGCTTTCAAAATCCTTCTGCCCTGCTGCCCATTTGAATTGTGCTGATTGTCCTTTCAGATTCGCCAGCATAAATGAGCCGTCTTGAAAATCAGACTCATCCTTTTGCGGGAGGTTTTGCAGTATGCCAGCCTGATAGACCCGCCTTCCGCTCAGCGACGAGCGGCAGTGGAAAACAACTTTTCGAGCACCTATCGAGTCGGGGTAAAAGGTATAATACTCATCCACCCAGTCTGACCAGCCCGTCAGCGGGTTTGCTTCAGTGAGCAGGGAATCTTCATCAACAGGCGCATGCCGCACATGTACTGCAACACGGGCATCACTGTCTTCAATAACTCTCGCCCGAGAATACAGGCAGCGCTTATCTAAAAGCGGCGAATAAAAACTCTCCGCAGGCTTCTGATTTAAGCCCTCCTGCATAAATGCATTGATATACCACAACCCTTCTTTCACTGAAAAGGCGGGCACAAAGCTGTTCTCTCGGCAGAAAATAAACCGGCTTGCGGAATTATCGAAAAGGATTTCCACATCAGGCTCGCCGCTCACCGGCCAAGACATCTCATTTTGGCCTGAATCTATCTTTGTATAAAATGCGCCGAAATTTTTCCGTTTTGGGCAAGACCCAGGAGCCTCATTCTTCGCAGGTTCAATCTCAAACTGCACAGAGCTTCGAAATTCTTTCTCAACCCACACAACCAAATCGGTTCTGCCCGGGTGAGGCTCAAACCCAGTGCGAAGAACGCTTGAGCCGAGCTTTTTGCCGTTACAATGCACAACAGCTTCTTCTGCTCCCCAGCCTCGAATCAAAAAGGCCGGATTAAAAACAGGCCTGTCCTTGTTTGCGGCAAGCGTAAACTCAAGCGTAGAGGTCTGCGATTCTTTTAGCGATTGAATAATATACGCCCGCTGCTTGCGGCTGTATCCTTCGTTTTTGAAACCATCGCTCAATTGCCCAATCACTGGGGGATTATTCCAGCTCTTGGCAAGGGGCACAAGCCCCTCAACTCCCTGATTTGTCATACCGGTTAGCGTTACCGCTTCGAAGGTGTTTTCCGATGTCTGTTTAATAGCATCAGAATCCTCCAAAGACTGGCTCAGCGAAGAATGGCTCGGACGGTCTGGAATCTGAGTTCTGCGTCCGTCGTTTGGTATTTGAGCTGCAGGCCAATGATTCCACCACGGAAAATGCTGCCCCTCTACTATCGCATCCGGCGAGAACAGCTTTAGATTATTCTCCGGCGGGAAAATAATAAACGGCTTATAACAGCTCTTCAGGTTCACCAGTTGGATAACAGAGTCTTCAGGCTTTGAGACTTTTCTATCCGGCCGCTTCCTCCATGAATAAACGCAGCTTTCACCTTTCAAGTTTGCAAACACCATCGCATCCAGCTCGATATTATCCTCCGGAGCTGTCCCGGGCTGATTCAGCGCTATCGTCTCCTGCCATTCATGCCTTAGATGATCAGTCCAGAGCTTTTGATGCCGCGTTGCAGCGGCGTCGGGGTAGATGTAGTAGTATTCATCTGCCCATTCACCAAACGACTGATCATTATCCTCCATACCGAATATATTGTATTTGATATCGCTTATGGCGTATCGCCAATGAACCACCGCCCTTGCATCGCTGTTTGCAATAAGCCGCACGTGAGAGTAGCGGCATTGCTTATCGCTCATATGCTCCGAACAACCCCACGGGCTCTTATCCCCTCCAACGCGTTCAAGGCTTTGATCTGCCATCAATCTGCCGTTTTCGCTGCTCCATACAGCTCCGTAACCGGTTCCGTGCCAGAAAAGCATTTCAGCGGGATGCTTATCAAACGCCACAACAATATCAGCATAAGGGCCGATCGGCCAATGGGCGTCCCATTCGGGGCTGTAGGATAGGGTGGTGTAAAATGCGCCGAACTTGTTATTGCCGGAATTTGCGCCGGAAGGCATCTGGCGGTATTGCAGCGGCTGCTTCACATCAGGCTTTGAGCGGCTGTAATAAGCTTTTATTTGAGCCTCGGTTAAGTCATAATCGAAGATACGAACCTCATCAAGCAGGCCGTCAAAAACCATTCGGGATTTGAGCCGGTCGCTTGCTTCGCGTTCGCTTTGCACCGGAGACATCCGGCAGTGATTCTGCCCAACCAGAAGATCGCCCCCGCCAGCAGAAAGCCTTCCGTCCGCAGCATTTTCAGCAGCTAATTTCCCATCAATATAAAGCTTCATTCCGCTTTGGGGGCTATATACTGCTGCAATATGAACCCATTTCAAAAGATCAACAGGCTGTTTTGTTGCGCAGCTTTGCTCTTCGCCGCCGAGATTCAGCCGGAAACCAATCCTGCCCTCGTGATTTATGCCCAGAAATAATCGGCTTTGGCAGCCTTCATCATTAGAATCAGAGGCGGGAGCGGGCTTTTGGCTAACAATACCAGCCCAATTCCATGAATACGTCTGCGGAGCTATCCATGCATCAATTGTAAACGCATCAGCGAGCTTTGGGGCGTATTTGGCCTCGCAGAGAATTTTCGTCGTTTGGCCGTCAAAAACTATGGCCTTTCCGTAAACGCCTTCTTCATAACGATAATACCCCTCTATGGGTTCCTGTCTGCCGGTGCAGGCGTCTTTAACATAGCCAGATGAGGATTCGAATTTGTACCAAAGACGCGGAGCGGCCCCTCCCTCGCACGGAAGCGTTAGAGGCAATATTTGAAACAATATGAGGATCAGAAAGCGATACATCAATCCTGCCCTTTTAAGTTAATCCTATTTTCTCGTCTCATTTGCCGGCCAATCGTAAAATCATTAAGTCTGGTTAAAACAAACGCATTAAAATCTAAGCGATTTATTGCTCTCTTTATTCTTCATCAATCACCATAGGCTCTCTGAGCCATGCTAGATTGAAGCGGTAATGCTGAGCGCTGGAAATAAGATGTATAACGCCGTCGGGCGTTTGTGTGGCAGCGAGGTAACCGCCGGGCTCGGCATGTCTTTGGTCCATAGTGAACTTGCCTGTCCAGCCTGCGCCGTAGATCTCGCGGGGCGGGTCGCCGGCGGTGATCAATTTCTTCACAGGCCAGCTCTTGCCCTCATCAAATGAAAGCGCAGCATACATCCCGCACATACAATGCTCATTACCTTCGGCGTCCTTCATAAGCATTCCCTTAAGGCAAGGCCAACCCTCCTCTTTGCTTTTGCGTGTATCAGTAAAGGAAACAAACAGAAGCGGGCCTTCATCCAACCGCATTAAAACCAACCTCTGCCCGCTGCTTATCGGGGGAAATTCGCTGGCCGAATACTTCCACGTTTTGCCCATATCCTCGGAGATGCTGCAGGGCATATATCCATTGATGTTGTTGCTTCGGCCAAATGCCATTAAGTTTCCATTACTCAGCTCTGCAACACCTGCGTGTATGCCGGCAATGTTATAGCCGGTATTGCCCTGTTTATATTCCGGCTCCCTGCCATCCATCTGGGGTATTGCAGGGTCTGTCCATGTTTTCCCGTGATCTGTGCTGATATGCACAGCAGTGCCGTCGCTGCCTCCCGAGCCGGCATCACAGGCCTGAACCATCACCCCGTCCGAGGTCATTATCGTACCGCTGATTACCTGATTTCTGAATCCGTGTTCGGGGCTGATTAGCCTCGGACGAGACCATGTGCTTCCGTTATCGGTACTGGTTCGCAGGGTTATGGCGAGATGACGCCAGTGATACGCCACATCCAGCCCGTTGAAATGATAGAGCGTTCCGTTTCCGTCGTTAAAAAGGGACGAACCTGTCATATTCCGATCCGGGGCCTTATAGAAAAGCGAGGCACGTTCCCACTGACTGCTTCCCGCCCTCAGGCGTGAGCTGAGGATTACCATATCGCGGTCCTTCTCGGATTTCGTCGAAAACCAGACTGCCAGCAAATCCCCGTTATCGCACCAAGTAATGCTGGGGCAGTGATTGTGGCTGTAGAAGGGTTCTCCGTCGTTTTCAGCCGGCCTGCGCAGATACTGAATCGGCCCTTCGAAGTAGGGCTCGGTTTGATCAGGCCCGTTAGACCAGTCATAATCTTTCTGAGAATCCGTTTTCAAGCAGCGCGATTTCTCCGTCTGCGGGAGCGGTTCGCTGCCGGGAAACTCTGCCATCACAACGCGAAATCCGATCAGCCAGCTTGTGTCTTCGGGGAGCGTTCCCATGCGGTTTGCGGAGCGCAGATAATAAGGATCAGTGCTGTGGCTCCCGCCTCGTGTTACTTTCATAATCCCGCCTTCACGTCCAACCGGATCAATCTGCTTTTCTTCCGGATACTCCCCATACCAATCCCAGCACCATTCTTCCACATTTCCGTGCATATCATAAAGCCCCCATGGGTTTGCGGGAGTTTGCCCAACTTCAAGTCCAACGGGCTTATAAGTTCTCATATGCTGCTGGTTCTTATGATAAGCTTTCGGCAAACTGCTGCCTGTGGAAAAAGAGGTCTTTGTTCCAGCGCGGCAGGCATATTCCCATTCAGCCTCTGTGGGCAAACGATACGGCTTACCTTCCTTTTCGCTGAGCCATTCACAAAACTCGCCGGCCTGCTCCCAGCTTACAAATATCACAGCTTCATCATCTTCTGTAGAGAATCCTTTCTTCCCGCGCAGCTTCTTGTGGGATGGGTCAAACTGCTCATACTGAGCATTGGTTACCTCTGTGGCAGACATATAGAATGAAGATGAAATCTTCACCTTATGCACGGGCAGCTCGTCCCAGCCGTAATCGCCCTTACCCTCGCCCATCATAAAAGAACCTTCCGGAATGGACACCATCTCCATTCCCAGAGAGTTTTCAAAAGCCTCGCCATTATCCTGCCCGGCAAAGCTCAGCGTAATTACCGCTAAGTAAGCTGTAATCAAAAACAGCAAGAAGGAAAATTGATTTGAAAACATCATCTTATACCCCTGTAAAAAATTTTAATTAATGTTCAATAAAACATCACTTTTTCTCATTTTATTTAGGCAAATTATTCGTCCGGCTGCTTTGCCCCGCTGCCTGCAGATTCAGGCAAACTTTTCTCAACCTCCGCGAGCACCTCACCGCTGAGCGGCCTCTTTGCTGTTATTTTTATTGTATCCCCTTTGATTTCGGCAAGGCAGTAATGCCCGTCTTTTTTTGTTCCGCCCTCGCCTGTATTAACATAGAGCACATCATCAACTGCCTGATCGGCATAGGTGTGCCAATGGCCCCCAAACACAACCGCAACACCATACTTCACCGCAAGCGGGTGTATATTTCGTCTCGCCGAGGAATTGCCGCTGCCGGCAGAATAAGCGTTTTTATGATACACCAATATCCGCCAAGGCTTCTTGCAATTTTTAAGCCCCTCTTCAAGCCACTTCCTCTGCTTTCCGCTTAAGCTCTGCTCTGAATCAAGCACCCACACCTTCATTCGGCTGTAGGTGAATGAATAATAGCCCTTTCTTTGATAAGGATACGGCCAGTATTTCCGGAGAGAAGCCAGATTGTCGTTATTCCCCATGCAGCCCATTATTGGCAAAAGAGCCTGCAGCCGAGCTGTGTTATCATAATCCTGATTGAAAACTAATTCCTGCCATCCGCTGTATATGCCGTCTTCGATCCAGTCTCCTGTCATAAGGCAAAGCGTCTGAAAGCTGCCGTCTTTTTCTATTTCTTCCAAGATCCCGCTGCAAAGCCGGTCATAGTTCGCCGCAGACTTCTGGATATCTCCATGAACGATGAACTTCAGGGACTTGTTTGTGTTCTCCTTCGGAGCGGTAAGAAAGCTTCCCTCTCGATGATTGTTCTGCCCGTAAACGGTGTAGTAATACTTTGCCCCCGGAGCAAGTTTAGAGATAGTATATTGATACTGATTATCTCCGTATGGATGCACCTTTGCTTTGCCTTCTGAAAAGGCTTTATCCCTGCCCCACTTCAGCGAGCAGGCAGCGGCTGATTCCATCTGCCAGCAAACCTTCATCCCTGAGGCATTCTCGGGAAGAATTAGATAAGGGCCTTTCTTGAATTCGATACTCAACTGCTGCGCCTGCCCAAGCACAGGCAATAAGAGCAGAACTGTTATCGATAGAATTCTTTTAAGCATAATGCTCCTAAGCCGTATAAATCCAGAATCAGACTGCCTCTTCCGGCGATTCCAAGAGGACAGTAAAGGCATCCATCCGCTGCTGATATTACAGCGGAGGATGCCTAAGGCTTTAGTTAATAGGTTAAGGGGTCCATATTGCCGCTTCAATATATGAATGCGTACGTTCTTTTGTTGCGATGTAATACATTGCCACCATATCCCCGTCTGCATTTTGTGTAAGCTGGGGGTATCCAAAATCATGGCTCAGCGGCTGATCGCGAATCACAATCTCTTCGCCCCAAGTTGCTGCCTGATCTTCGCTGAAACGAACGATCAACTGACGCAGCGTTCTGTTTCCGTAGCAGCAGGCCAATCTCCCGTCAGACAAGAGAGCAAGCGCAGGCGGGTTACCGTTGTCAAGGCCGGTAAGCCCTACCTCACTGCGGAACGACCAAGACCTGCCGTTATCATGGGATATATACGAATCAACCCAGCAGTGCTGGTCTCCATCAAACGGATTGCGACGACGAGCCGCAGTAATCAGTGTACCTTTGCTTGTTCTAACCGTCGATGGCATAACAGCCCGATAACATTCCTCCTCTTCTGGATTATCTGCCCACGGTGCAATCCAAGCAACAAACTGGAACGTCTTCCCGCCGTCTCTGGTTTCCACCATAAACGGCTTGTCTCTGCGCGTATGATTGGGAATTCCTCTTCTTCTCGCTGCCATAAAGATCTGGGCAGACATCGGGCCGGTAACTAAATACTCCGTTCGGGCAGTGATTTGCACGTCATCAAGATTTTCATCTTCATTCAAGCCGTTAAATCTGTAAGGGCCGGTCCATGTTTTGCCCCGATCGTATGAAATAAAGAACCGTCCTTTCGAATCGCTTGTCCCGTGGTAGCCCGTAGCGGCCACACGCATTGCAAAATCCTTATGCCCGAAATGGATGCCGCCCGGAGAAGGCTCGGGTTCTTTCCCGTCACCCACGTAATTATCAGGATCGTAACTCTTCCACGTATATCCGCCGTCCATACTTCTTGCAAGGCGGCTCAACTGCGGCTCGCCGATATCATGAAAACCGCCTTCTTTGTTATGAGGACCGTCGGTTAATCCGACCAGTATCTCTTTTCCGCCGTCCCAAGTCCAAAGGCCGTTGTTTGCCGGCCAGCCGTAATAGCGGCCGCGCTTGCTTGCCACAACCACATGCTTTATATCCGAAGAAACAACGGGAGCATGGAAAACGGCCTTCTCAGGTATGATATGCAGTTCTTCGCCCGGCCAGCTCCAAGACAAACGCAGATGAGACTTGCCGCGGCTCCTGTTGTAGGTAATCTCAATCGGATACTTCCTGCCCTTCTCCATCTTCATCATTCTGCGGTGAACGCCGGTTTTATCCCATCCGTCAATCAGCTCTTTACCGTCAATCTTGAGCGTTCCTCCGTTTGCAGCACGCATCACAAATGTAACCTCGCCTGAGTAAGGGGCCTCGATATAGCCGTGCCAGCGGGCAGACCAAGTGCTGCCTTTCTCCTCATTATCGCTCCAGTCGTTATCAAGGCTGCTCAGAACTGACCTGCCCTTCAGACGCGACAGATCAGGGTCGCCATACCAAGTTCCGATAAGCCCTTGCTCAAAGCCCTTTTCCATGCTATGCATAGAGGCGCCTTCCAAACGGCTCATTGCCGGCAGAACAAAAAGCCCGCCCGCAACTGCTGCACCGCTTTGACGGAGAAACATCCTTCTGTTCAATCTTTTTGCATTTCTCATCTTCGTTTAACCCTTTCTTATTTCATTTATCGTGAATACTTTTTTAACTTTCACAATTTCAGCGAAGCGGGCAGCAAAGCTCCCTCCACGCTATGAATCTCTGGCTAAAAATTTATCAACCTGCACCTCAAAACATTCATCAAGCCAGTGAGAGGCAAGCAAGACATAATCATTCAGATTTATGCGGCCGTCGCCGGTAAGATCAATCTTTGAAAATCGCCTATTGGAAATCAGTGAATTAATTTCGCTTTTGCTTAAAACATAATTGTACACCCTGAAATCATCGATAAGCCCGATATAATCATTCGCATGGCTTCGCTTTGCCCCGATGTCAAATACTGTACTGCGAACGCCGGCAAGTGAACCATAGGCATCGTTTTTTTCGGCAACCTTCTCCCCGTTGCGGTAGATGGCCATAAAACCCTCATCAGCATCTTTCACGAAGGCGTAATGTACCCATGAGCCCTGCCAGTCAGAAGAGGCTGCATCCTCCCAAATCAGCGTATCTCCAGCCGCATGCCAGACCACATTCCCTGAAGAATCAGGCACCCTTGCATTCACGTACGGATAATGGCCTGCATCAAACAGCCAGTTGTTATGGCTTAAGAAATTTCCTCCTTTTACCCAGCAGGTAAATGTTACCGCTTCTCCAATATTGCTTAGCGTGGCGTTAGGAGGGTTTACTACAGTGTCATTGTCAAACTTCAGACATCTCCCTTTCCAGCCCTCTGAGCTCCAATCGCCAGATCCGGAGATATTGCCATCCATATTATGCCCGGAAGAATCGGCAGCAATGTTTCCTTCAGATTGATCAAATTTATACCACAGCATCAGTTTATCCGGATCTGGGCCTGGGTCGTCTATGGTTAAATTATACACTCTGAATTCATCAATCAGGCCAATATAATCATTTGCGTGGCTTCGTTTTGCGCCGATATCAAAGCCGGTGTTGGGGATACTGGCCAGAGAACCGTTTGCGTCAGTTCTCTCTGCCACTTTCTCACCGTTGCGGTAAATGGCCATGTGTCCCGCAGCGG
This window of the Sedimentisphaera salicampi genome carries:
- a CDS encoding metallophosphoesterase is translated as MLKRILSITVLLLLPVLGQAQQLSIEFKKGPYLILPENASGMKVCWQMESAAACSLKWGRDKAFSEGKAKVHPYGDNQYQYTISKLAPGAKYYYTVYGQNNHREGSFLTAPKENTNKSLKFIVHGDIQKSAANYDRLCSGILEEIEKDGSFQTLCLMTGDWIEDGIYSGWQELVFNQDYDNTARLQALLPIMGCMGNNDNLASLRKYWPYPYQRKGYYSFTYSRMKVWVLDSEQSLSGKQRKWLEEGLKNCKKPWRILVYHKNAYSAGSGNSSARRNIHPLAVKYGVAVVFGGHWHTYADQAVDDVLYVNTGEGGTKKDGHYCLAEIKGDTIKITAKRPLSGEVLAEVEKSLPESAGSGAKQPDE
- a CDS encoding SUMF1/EgtB/PvdO family nonheme iron enzyme, which produces MEMVSIPEGSFMMGEGKGDYGWDELPVHKVKISSSFYMSATEVTNAQYEQFDPSHKKLRGKKGFSTEDDEAVIFVSWEQAGEFCEWLSEKEGKPYRLPTEAEWEYACRAGTKTSFSTGSSLPKAYHKNQQHMRTYKPVGLEVGQTPANPWGLYDMHGNVEEWCWDWYGEYPEEKQIDPVGREGGIMKVTRGGSHSTDPYYLRSANRMGTLPEDTSWLIGFRVVMAEFPGSEPLPQTEKSRCLKTDSQKDYDWSNGPDQTEPYFEGPIQYLRRPAENDGEPFYSHNHCPSITWCDNGDLLAVWFSTKSEKDRDMVILSSRLRAGSSQWERASLFYKAPDRNMTGSSLFNDGNGTLYHFNGLDVAYHWRHLAITLRTSTDNGSTWSRPRLISPEHGFRNQVISGTIMTSDGVMVQACDAGSGGSDGTAVHISTDHGKTWTDPAIPQMDGREPEYKQGNTGYNIAGIHAGVAELSNGNLMAFGRSNNINGYMPCSISEDMGKTWKYSASEFPPISSGQRLVLMRLDEGPLLFVSFTDTRKSKEEGWPCLKGMLMKDAEGNEHCMCGMYAALSFDEGKSWPVKKLITAGDPPREIYGAGWTGKFTMDQRHAEPGGYLAATQTPDGVIHLISSAQHYRFNLAWLREPMVIDEE
- a CDS encoding PA14 domain-containing protein, translating into MRNAKRLNRRMFLRQSGAAVAGGLFVLPAMSRLEGASMHSMEKGFEQGLIGTWYGDPDLSRLKGRSVLSSLDNDWSDNEEKGSTWSARWHGYIEAPYSGEVTFVMRAANGGTLKIDGKELIDGWDKTGVHRRMMKMEKGRKYPIEITYNRSRGKSHLRLSWSWPGEELHIIPEKAVFHAPVVSSDIKHVVVASKRGRYYGWPANNGLWTWDGGKEILVGLTDGPHNKEGGFHDIGEPQLSRLARSMDGGYTWKSYDPDNYVGDGKEPEPSPGGIHFGHKDFAMRVAATGYHGTSDSKGRFFISYDRGKTWTGPYRFNGLNEDENLDDVQITARTEYLVTGPMSAQIFMAARRRGIPNHTRRDKPFMVETRDGGKTFQFVAWIAPWADNPEEEECYRAVMPSTVRTSKGTLITAARRRNPFDGDQHCWVDSYISHDNGRSWSFRSEVGLTGLDNGNPPALALLSDGRLACCYGNRTLRQLIVRFSEDQAATWGEEIVIRDQPLSHDFGYPQLTQNADGDMVAMYYIATKERTHSYIEAAIWTP
- a CDS encoding LamG domain-containing protein gives rise to the protein MYRFLILILFQILPLTLPCEGGAAPRLWYKFESSSGYVKDACTGRQEPIEGYYRYEEGVYGKAIVFDGQTTKILCEAKYAPKLADAFTIDAWIAPQTYSWNWAGIVSQKPAPASDSNDEGCQSRLFLGINHEGRIGFRLNLGGEEQSCATKQPVDLLKWVHIAAVYSPQSGMKLYIDGKLAAENAADGRLSAGGGDLLVGQNHCRMSPVQSEREASDRLKSRMVFDGLLDEVRIFDYDLTEAQIKAYYSRSKPDVKQPLQYRQMPSGANSGNNKFGAFYTTLSYSPEWDAHWPIGPYADIVVAFDKHPAEMLFWHGTGYGAVWSSENGRLMADQSLERVGGDKSPWGCSEHMSDKQCRYSHVRLIANSDARAVVHWRYAISDIKYNIFGMEDNDQSFGEWADEYYYIYPDAAATRHQKLWTDHLRHEWQETIALNQPGTAPEDNIELDAMVFANLKGESCVYSWRKRPDRKVSKPEDSVIQLVNLKSCYKPFIIFPPENNLKLFSPDAIVEGQHFPWWNHWPAAQIPNDGRRTQIPDRPSHSSLSQSLEDSDAIKQTSENTFEAVTLTGMTNQGVEGLVPLAKSWNNPPVIGQLSDGFKNEGYSRKQRAYIIQSLKESQTSTLEFTLAANKDRPVFNPAFLIRGWGAEEAVVHCNGKKLGSSVLRTGFEPHPGRTDLVVWVEKEFRSSVQFEIEPAKNEAPGSCPKRKNFGAFYTKIDSGQNEMSWPVSGEPDVEILFDNSASRFIFCRENSFVPAFSVKEGLWYINAFMQEGLNQKPAESFYSPLLDKRCLYSRARVIEDSDARVAVHVRHAPVDEDSLLTEANPLTGWSDWVDEYYTFYPDSIGARKVVFHCRSSLSGRRVYQAGILQNLPQKDESDFQDGSFMLANLKGQSAQFKWAAGQKDFESIPERAFLQAFNVNNEASPFIIADPEKGEFAFHHPPEQPGFEDGAFSSLIWQPHEIREGSNTWSNTWSMLFGAANCSSDELARLGRSWLNAPKLEIVSTGRAHQNEGYDPSQRAYIIDCRSDKPESDFCCKLLGSKESPIFNPALVLKNWGTDNAQLWLDNQKMEEGKDYRLGHQRNKEGNNLTVWLDIASFKEIEIKLKRL